From Stenotrophomonas sp. SAU14A_NAIMI4_8:
CCAGCGAACGGCACGGCACGAATGGCCTCCGATCCATTAGGCTTGACCCTCCCGAGGAGCCCGGTACAGCGATGAACGACAACGACGGCACTTCCAGCAAGCGTTCCGGCAAGGCGGTGACGGTGACCGACATCGCCCGTGCGATCGGCGTGTCGCGCGCCACCGTGTCGCTGGTGCTGCGTGGCAGTCCGCTGGTCAATGTCGATACCCGGGCCAAGGTGGAAGCCGAACTGCGCCGCCAGCGCTATGTCTACAACCGTGCGGCGGCCAACCTGCGCCGGCGCACCTCCAGCAGCATCGCGCTGGTCATCAACGATCTGTCCAACCCGTTCTTCGCCGAATTTGCCTCCGGCGTGGACGAGGCACTGGGTGGGCGAGGCTATGTCACCCTGCTGGGCAGCACGGGCGAATCGCCGCAGCGCCAGCAGGCGGTGCTGTCCACGCTGATGGAACACACCCCGGCCGGCCTGATCCTGTCGCCGGCCGAGGGCAGCGATGCCACGCTGCTGCGGCAGGCGCTGGGCGCCAACGCCAACGTGCTGCTGTTCAACCGCGAACTGGAAGGGGCCGACTGGGACTTCCTGACCCTGGACAACCAGCACGGCGCCTATCTGGCCACCCGCCACCTGATCGAGCGCGGCCACCAGCAGATCGCCTTCTTCGGCGGCCATGCCGATTCCAGTTCCTGCCACCAGCGCCGCGCCGGCTTCCAGCAGGCCCTGGCCGAGGCGGGCCTGGTGCTGCCGTCGGGCTGGATGATCGAATCGGCGCCCAATCGCCTGGAGGCGGCCGCGCGCACCGATGAACTGTTCGCCGACGGCCATCGTCCCAGTGCCGCGGTCTGCTACAACGACACGGTCGCGCTGGGCCTGATGCTGGGCCTGAACTCCCGCGGCATCCGCCCCGGCGGTGATTTCGCGGTGACCGGTTTCGATGACATTTCCGAGGCCTCGGTGGCGGTGCCGCCGCTGACCACCCTGACCGCCGACCCGCGCGAGCGTGGCCGGCAGGCCGCCGCGCTGCTGCTGCAACG
This genomic window contains:
- a CDS encoding LacI family DNA-binding transcriptional regulator, whose product is MNDNDGTSSKRSGKAVTVTDIARAIGVSRATVSLVLRGSPLVNVDTRAKVEAELRRQRYVYNRAAANLRRRTSSSIALVINDLSNPFFAEFASGVDEALGGRGYVTLLGSTGESPQRQQAVLSTLMEHTPAGLILSPAEGSDATLLRQALGANANVLLFNRELEGADWDFLTLDNQHGAYLATRHLIERGHQQIAFFGGHADSSSCHQRRAGFQQALAEAGLVLPSGWMIESAPNRLEAAARTDELFADGHRPSAAVCYNDTVALGLMLGLNSRGIRPGGDFAVTGFDDISEASVAVPPLTTLTADPRERGRQAAALLLQRLDDPDAPPRRTVAPVQLRVRESSAARPN